The following proteins come from a genomic window of Bacteroidales bacterium:
- a CDS encoding DUF3267 domain-containing protein — LLQALSIKWWLLLILLSGILLHELIHGIFMAIFAKNGWRSISFGFNTHAFAPYTHCNEPLTPVDYRISLIMPALLLGEIPVLVGWITGNILFLIYGVLFVWVSAGDVAVFLMSRKIKDGMLQDHPDKIGFIHVHEANSVNH, encoded by the coding sequence TACTGCTCCAGGCTTTATCTATAAAATGGTGGTTGCTTTTGATACTTTTATCAGGCATCTTGTTGCACGAATTAATACATGGCATTTTTATGGCAATTTTTGCTAAGAATGGCTGGAGATCAATATCTTTCGGCTTTAATACTCATGCATTTGCCCCATATACCCATTGTAATGAACCTTTGACACCGGTTGATTACCGTATATCCCTGATCATGCCGGCTTTATTATTAGGAGAGATACCCGTATTGGTCGGGTGGATTACCGGGAATATTCTTTTTTTGATATATGGTGTCTTATTTGTCTGGGTTTCAGCTGGTGATGTTGCTGTTTTTCTGATGAGTAGAAAAATAAAAGATGGTATGCTGCAGGATCATCCTGATAAAATAGGATTCATTCATGTTCATGAAGCGAACTCGGTAAACCATTGA
- a CDS encoding lipopolysaccharide biosynthesis protein, which yields MNNPIKKLAGQTAIYGLCSMLPRFLNYLLVPLHTKVLDKAEYGVNGEWYAYVMFLVILLTYGMETGFFRFSQSTDKNKVYGTTFLSIVFTSTLFITGIMIFSEPLSVWMDYGDHREYLLWFGWILGLDAITAIPFARFRLDERPLRFAFYKMANVCINVFFNLFFLWFCPKFSDHGWIQKIYDPDVGVGYIFLSNLIASVATIVLLLPEIFRHKISFDFRLWKRIIVYSLPLLAAGLAGSANEAIDRVLLKYRLPEADIPMEQLGVYSANIKIATLMVLFIQMFRYAAEPFFFNNAKEKDSRRTIAEVMKYFVVFCLFIFLGITFYLDIVKHFVDPKFWEGLGVVPIMLLANMCLGIYYNLSIWFKLSDQTQYGLIIASIGAIISIAGNWFLIPIWGYYASAWIHVVCYLVMIIITWSLGKRYYPIPYPIKTIFIYIILALGLYIVASYTLIENKMLNILKNTVLFAIFVFCIERKERLLKQMFRK from the coding sequence TTGAACAATCCGATAAAAAAGTTAGCGGGACAAACAGCCATATATGGGTTATGCAGTATGCTACCCAGGTTTTTGAATTATTTATTGGTACCGCTTCACACCAAGGTACTGGATAAGGCCGAATATGGCGTGAATGGGGAATGGTATGCTTATGTTATGTTTCTGGTAATATTGCTTACTTATGGGATGGAAACCGGTTTTTTTAGGTTTTCTCAATCTACTGATAAAAACAAAGTTTACGGAACCACTTTTCTCAGTATAGTGTTCACTTCAACGCTGTTTATCACCGGGATTATGATTTTCTCCGAACCTTTATCCGTATGGATGGACTATGGAGATCATCGTGAATATTTACTATGGTTTGGTTGGATATTAGGATTAGATGCCATTACCGCCATTCCATTTGCCCGGTTCCGCCTGGATGAGCGCCCGTTGCGTTTTGCCTTTTATAAAATGGCTAATGTTTGTATCAATGTATTTTTCAATCTCTTCTTTCTGTGGTTCTGTCCTAAATTTTCCGACCATGGATGGATACAAAAGATATATGATCCTGATGTAGGTGTGGGTTATATATTCCTGTCCAATTTGATAGCCTCTGTGGCCACTATTGTTTTATTATTGCCGGAGATTTTCCGGCATAAGATCAGCTTTGATTTTAGACTATGGAAACGGATTATCGTTTATTCCCTGCCACTTTTAGCGGCGGGATTAGCCGGAAGTGCAAATGAAGCCATTGACCGGGTTTTATTGAAATATCGTTTGCCTGAAGCAGATATCCCTATGGAACAACTGGGTGTTTACAGTGCCAATATCAAAATCGCCACGCTGATGGTGTTATTTATCCAGATGTTCCGTTATGCTGCCGAACCATTTTTTTTCAACAATGCTAAGGAAAAGGATTCTCGCCGGACAATCGCAGAAGTGATGAAATATTTTGTGGTTTTCTGCCTGTTTATTTTCCTCGGAATTACTTTTTATCTGGATATTGTCAAACATTTTGTTGATCCCAAATTTTGGGAAGGTTTGGGTGTCGTACCGATAATGTTGTTGGCCAACATGTGCCTGGGTATTTATTATAACCTTTCGATATGGTTTAAGCTCAGTGACCAGACGCAATACGGGCTTATTATTGCTTCTATAGGAGCAATAATAAGTATCGCCGGAAATTGGTTTTTAATTCCCATTTGGGGATACTATGCTTCAGCATGGATACATGTAGTTTGTTATTTGGTGATGATCATTATCACCTGGAGCTTAGGGAAACGATATTATCCTATTCCATATCCGATAAAGACTATTTTTATATACATAATATTAGCATTAGGTTTATATATAGTGGCATCCTACACACTAATCGAAAATAAAATGTTAAATATTTTGAAGAACACCGTTCTTTTTGCGATATTTGTATTTTGTATTGAAAGGAAAGAAAGGTTATTGAAGCAAATGTTTAGAAAATGA